A stretch of Coccidioides posadasii str. Silveira chromosome 2, complete sequence DNA encodes these proteins:
- a CDS encoding uncharacterized protein (EggNog:ENOG410PI81~COG:O,T~BUSCO:8072at33183): MASAEVTSALAAIDATSNQQAKAVRYNELLSQIVSSSSPTTISQDLIAFLGSILSENVSIIASRPLLDAFINALRTLPADVQINVGQHAIHALQSRSTSVEEQDSSIRGILADAYESQDEYLAAARVLQGIHLDSSQRLISDEDKMRMWIRIVRLYLEEDDPTSAEGFLNKIKNLPSKIQDQELKLHFQLSQARILDARRRFLDASQEYLNVSLATGVDEGDRLHALSAAIVCAVLAPAGPQRSRMLSRLSKDDRSSSLEEHSILEKIFRDHLLTPEEVKAFSIKLAPHQLAQTADGSTVLDKAVIEHNLLAASRLYENIHVDSLASILGLEASGDMSAGERAEVYAARMVEQGRLEGNIDQIAGVIYFKSGVDGVGPTDTEGRSLRIWDAGVQHLTDEVEKVAASIMDEFPEFAAAQMVH; this comes from the exons ATGGCTTCGGCCGAAGTCACGTCTGCCCTCGCAGCAATTGATGCAACATCAAACCAACAGGCCAAAGCAGTACGGTACAATGAACTCCTCTCCCAGATAGTATCCTCATCCAGCCCCACCACCATATCGCAAGACCTTATCGCCTTCCTGGGATCCATATTGAGCGAAAATGTGAGCATAATCGCCTCTCGCCCTCTTCTCGATGCCTTTATAAATGCCCTCCGCACGCTCCCTGCAGACGTCCAGATCAATGTCGGTCAACACGCCATCCACGCTCTTCAGAGCCGATCAACATCggtggaagaacaagactcCTCGATACGTGGAATACTTGCGGATGCATATGAGTCGCAAGATGAATATCTAGCTGCTGCCAGGGTCCTTCAAGGAATTCATCTGGATAGCTCGCAGCGTTTGATATCGGATGAAGATAAGATGCGCATGTGGATACGAATTGTCAGACTATACCTTGAAGAAGATGACCCTACAAGTGCTGAAGGATTCCTGAACAAGATAAAGAATTTACCATCAAAGATTCAAGATCAGGAATTGAAGCTCCATTTCCAGCTATCACAAGCACGAATTCTCGACGCCCGAAGACGCTTTCTCGATGCCAGCCAGGAGTATCTCAATGTTAGTTTGGCCACTGGTGTGGATGAAGGGGATCGACTTCACGCGTTATCTGCGGCTATAGTCTGCGCGGTCCTGGCACCAGCAGGACCTCAAAGATCACGCATGCTTTCGCGACTCTCCAAGGATGATCGATCCTCCTCGCTAGAGGAACACAGCATCCTAGAGAAGATATTCAGGGATCATCTCCTTACGCCGGAAGAAGTGAAAGCCTTTTCGATAAAATTGGCTCCTCACCAGCTTGCACAGACAGCGGATGGGTCAACCGTTCTTGACAAGGCGGTTATCGAGCATAATCTGCTCGCGGCAAGTCGGCTATATGAAAATATCCATGTGGATAGTTTAGCGTCCATTCTTGGCCTCGAAGCGAGCGGAGATATGAGTGCTGGCGAGAGGGCGGAGGTATACGCTGCCCGAATGGTAGAACAGGGTCGACTTGAGGGGAATATTGATCAGATCGCGGGTGTCATCTACTTTAAGTCAGGAGTAGATGGCGTTGGGCCTACGGACACGGAGGGGAGGAGCTTAAGAATATGGGACGCTGGCGTGCAACATTTGACGGATGAAGTGGAAAAAGTCGCTGCCTCCATCATGGACGAGTTCCCC GAATTTGCAGCGGCACAGATGGTCCACTGA
- a CDS encoding uncharacterized protein (EggNog:ENOG410PU1A~COG:P~TransMembrane:10 (i45-70o82-104i125-146o152-180i192-217o223-249i261-282o317-340i352-374o380-401i)) codes for MQNHVPRQRQNVSGTREAHNGTTRRAFDPLEPPQRSQPRHPTGGLAYALFMFSSQWFLVPQGMGIIAVILHQLPYQFRGLEIISKIVWVYTIVLLGSCLGLYVLRILLYPRHVAYQLRHSILETSCLASISIAFTSIIQMVALTVVRGWGSAWGIVAFVLWWINTALAVLAVLGIPYIYVQVQPPGIKGVPPATLLPLIAALTSAAGAGVICRYGAISARLQVPMIIVSYLEIGIGLPLAVCLETIYLARLFDRAFPATKEIYQTMILCGPFGQASFALQMLGQVVQRGSFASYDRGTFLTANSAPTVGVTSQFAGLLSWGFGTFWWALSIISIVHSLLAQSGGLRATSFTLGAWSLVFPWGVYTNAAIMLGQIMKSPAFDVWSTALTILLLFIAINNHIWTVKGLMSGTIFGLQKG; via the exons ATGCAGAACCACGTTCCCCGCCAACGACAAAACGTCTCAGGGACGAGAGAGGCACATAATGGCACCACTCGCAGAGCCTTCGATCCCCTCGAACCTCCTCAGCGCAGCCAGCCTCGTCACCCTACTGGTGGGCTGGCATATGCCCTCTTCATGTTCTCGTCGCAATGGTTTCTCGTCCCGCAAGGCATGGGCATCATCGCCGTAATCCTCCACCAACTTCCTTACCAATTCCGCGGGCTGGAAATAATATCCAAGATCGTCTGGGTTTACACGATTGTCTTGCTTGGTTCATGTCTGGGTTTATACGTCCTCCGCATCCTGCTCTACCCCCGACATGTCGCGTACCAATTACGACATAGCATCCTGGAAACGTCGTGCCTGGCGAGCATTTCAATCGCCTTCACGTCGATCATACAAATGGTTGCATTGACTGTGGTAAGAGGATGGGGCTCTGCCTGGGGAATTGTCGCCTTCGTCCTGTGGTGGATCAACACCGCTCTCGCCGTGCTCGCTGTCCTGGGTATACCCTACATCTACGTTCAGGTTCAGCCGCCCGGGATCAAAGGTGTTCCTCCGGCGACTCTGTTACCGCTCATCGCTGCATTGACATCCGCCGCCGGAGCGGGAGTGATTTGCCGATATGGTGCGATCAGCGCACGGCTACAAGTGCCCATGATCATCGTCTCCTACCTAGAGATCGGGATCGGATTACCTCTCGCTGTCTGTTTAGAAACGATCTACCTTGCTCGACTATTCGACCGAGCATTCCCGGCAACGAAAGAGATCTATCAAACCATGATACTTTGCGGACCCTTCGGCCAGGCAAGCTTCGCGTTGCAAATGCTAGGCCAGGTCGTCCAGCGAGGAAGCTTCGCGTCGTATGACCGGGGCACATTCCTCACCGCAAACTCCGCGCCCACGGTGGGAGTCACCAGCCAATTCGCGGGCCTGCTATCCTGGGGCTTTGGCACGTTCTGGTGGGCATTATCCATCATAAGCATCGTGCATTCTCTTCTCGCGCAGTCGGGTGGTTTGAGAGCGACAAGCTTCACACTGGGCGCTTGGTCGCTTGTCTTTCCATGG GGAGTATACACAAACGCAGCCATTATGCTCGGCCAGATCATGAAATCTCCCGCTTTCGATGTCTGGTCTACAGCGCTAACCATTCTTTTACTTTTCATAGCTATAAACAACCACATATGGACGGTGAAAGGGTTGATGTCAGGGACCATCTTCGGTCTTCAGAAGGGCTAA
- the CDC55 gene encoding protein phosphatase 2A regulatory subunit cdc55 (BUSCO:236504at4751~EggNog:ENOG410PHQV~COG:T~BUSCO:5649at33183): protein MVDGDPGSPTWKFTQCFGDKGDVEDITEADIISTVEFDHTGNYLATGDKGGRVVLFERNETKKTCEYKFHTEFQSHEPEFDYLKSLEIEEKINKIKWCRRQNASHFLLSTNDKTIKLWKVFDKSLKVVAENNLSHDLTPGSAVGGGGIPRPPHISFKDASALKLPRMTHHDTVVAAVPRRIYANAHAYHINSISVNSDGETFISSDDLRINLWNLNIQDQSFNIVDIKPANMEELTEVITAAEFHPISCNWFMYASSKGTIKLADMRQRALCDEHAKQFEQEEDVSSRSFFSEIISSISDVRFSHDGRYIVSRDYLTVKIWDVNMERQPVKTIPIHEHLRPRLCDTYENDSIFDKFEVVFSGDANNVMTGSYNNNFMIYPTDPSQETEVVLQADKTAFKAKKVGVPTPINSSISTNAGKKGGSRAGSPAGIGGRMRKETDADQIDFNKKILHMSWHPFEDSIAIAATNNLFVFSAL from the exons ATGGTTGACGGGGATCCAGGTTCGCCAACCTGGAAGTTTACACA ATGTTTTGGAGACAAGGGCGACGTTGAAGATATCACTGAAG CCGATATCATTTCCACCGTCGAGTTCGATCATACGGGTAACTATTTGGCGACTGGCGACAAGGGAGGTCGAGTGGTTCTTTTCGAGAGGAATGAAACT AAAAAAACATGCGAATACAAATTCCATACCGAATTTCAGTCGCACGAGCCGGAATTCGATTACCTCAAGTCCTTAGAGATCGAAGAGAAGATCAACAAAATAAAATGGTGCAGACGGCAAAATGCTTCTCATTTCCTCCTTTCGACGAACGACAAGACTATAAAGCTGTGGAAGGTGTTTGACAAGTCGCTCAAGGTGGTTGCAGAGAATAACCTCTCCCATGACCTTACCCCAGGCAGCGCTGTTGGTGGAGGGGGTATCCCGCGACCACCGCACATTTCATTCAAGGACGCATCGGCCCTCAAGTTACCTCGCATGACGCACCATGATACCGTAGTTGCGGCAGTCCCACGGCGTATCTACGCTAATGCACATGCCTATCACATTAATTCCATATCGGTCAACAGCGATGGAGAGACATTCATCAGCAGCGACGATCTACGTATCAACTTGTGGAATTTGAATATCCAAGACCAGAGTTTCAACATTGTCGATATCAAGCCAGCGAATATGGAAGAATTGACTGAGGTTATAACTGCTGCAGAGTTCCACCCTATTAGCTGCAACTGGTTCATGTATGCTAGTTCCAAGGGAACGATCAAGTTGGCCGATATGCGGCAGCGCGCTTTGTGCGATGAGCATGCAAAAC AatttgaacaagaagaagatgtgTCTTCTcgatctttcttttctgaaatCATCTCTTCCATCTCTGATGTTCGGTTCTCTCACGACGGCCGCTATATCGTTTCCCGCGACTACCTCACTGTGAAGATCTGGGATGTAAACATGGAACGTCAACCTGTTAAGACAATTCCGATCCACGAGCATCTACGCCCGAGGCTCTGCGACACGTACGAAAATGATAGTATCTTTGACAAATTTGAAGTAGTCTTCTCCGGCGATGCCAATAATGTGATGACTGGAAGTTACAACAACAACTTCATGATTTATCCAACAGACCCAAGCCAGGAGACCGAGGTTGTCCTCCAGGCTGATAAGACCGCGTTCAAAGCGAAGAAGGTGGGCGTTCCAACTCCCATTAACTCTTCGATTTCGACAAATGCTGGTAAGAAGGGTGGATCAAGAGCCGGCAGTCCTGCTGGAATTGGAGGACGCATGCGTAAAGAGACAGATGCAgatcaaattgattttaaCAAGAAGATTCTGCACATGAGTTGGCATCCATTTGAGGATAGCATTGCTATCGCTGCAACAAACAAT TTATTTGTATTCTCAGCTTTGTGA